The Kwoniella mangroviensis CBS 8507 chromosome 1 map unlocalized Ctg02, whole genome shotgun sequence genome window below encodes:
- a CDS encoding alkylated DNA repair protein AlkB: MPSVPDVTINQFTAFRQAEKHFKNRAVKDKYPSLRKYQDSLVDLSRPEQQEDDEVWKAGWWSPDHEPDARSNRSDWKPWLFKGKEKDKGTRPDLPTSDLKPIQLNDGRTGCIVAPGCILIPKFLSISEQLHFLHSSLAEYTLPPNPLSLSTHYDLPSNLFELYTHDPDTAVQPKHRTIPASQTRSSATSDVPKSRTLIETEPASVTGYDEIVARNKTWTGDAPSDKLKEKTVDQLIMELRWANLGWVYQWSTKSYDFSREEPIPFPSELAAVCYQVVASVPWHRVFSEGDDSYTCGWENWAEDYAPDTGIVNFYQAKKDTLMGHVDRSELDPARPLVSLSLGHSAILLLGSASRHDPPRPIILRSGDCLIMSGSGRQAYHGVPRILEGTLPSHFAMQDTDSETMKAAKRFITSARININARQVFPPGFVRPDRE, from the exons ATGCCATCTGTGCCAGATGTCACTATAAACCAATTTACTGCATTCCGTCAAGCCGAGAAACATTTCAAAAACCGTGCGGTGAAAGACAAATACCCCTCACTCCGAAAATACCAGGACTCCCTCGTCGATCTCTCCCGTCCCgaacaacaagaagatgatgaagtctGGAAAGCAGGATGGTGGAGTCCTGATCATGAACCCGATGCACGTTCGAATAGGAGCGACTGGAAGCCGTGGTTAttcaaaggaaaggagaaagataagggCACCCGTCCTGATTTACCGACTTCAGATCTAAAACCCATTCAACTCAATGATGGAAGGACAGGATGTATTGTCGCACCTG GCTGTATCTTGATACCGAAATTTCTGTCAATCAGCGAGCAGCTGCATTTCCTCCATTCGTCCCTCGCCGAATATAcccttccacccaatccCCTTTCCTTGTCCACTCACTATGACCTTCCCTCCAACCTGTTCGAGCTCTATACTCACGACCCAGATACCGCTGTCCAACCCAAACACCGGACAATCCCTGCATCGCAGACGCGATCCAGCGCTACCTCCGATGTCCCAAAATCTCGAACTTTGATAGAGACCGAACCGGCGTCCGTTActggatatgatgagattgtagCACGTAATAAAACCTGGACGGGGGATGCTCCAAGTGACAAACTGAAAGAGAAGACTGTCGATCAGTTGATAATGGAATTGAGATGGGCTAATCTAGGATGGGTTTACCAG TGGTCGACCAAGTCATACGACTTCAGCCGCGAGGAGCCTATCCCTTTTCCCTCTGAGCTTGCAGCAGTCTGTTACCAGGTGGTAGCCTCTGTACCTTGGCATCGGGTGTTCTCAGAAGGAGACGACTCGTATACCTGTGGATGGGAAAACTGGGCGGAAGACTATG CTCCTGACACAGGAATCGTGAATTTCTATCAAGCTAAAAAAGACACTTTGATGGGTCATGTGGATAGATCAGA GCTTGATCCTGCTCGTCCGCTTGTTTCGCTATC CCTCGGACACTCTGCGATACTGCTGCTCGGATCTGCATCTCGCCATGATCCCCCGAGACCCATCATTCTGCGATCGGGAGACTGTCTTATCATGAGTGGTAGCGGCAGACAAGCTTATCATG GGGTCCCACGTATATTGGAAGGTACCCTTCCTTCGCATTTCGCAATGCAGGACACGGACAGCGAGACGATGAAGGCAGCCAAGAGATTCATAACATCCGCaaggatcaacatcaatgcCCGCCAGGTTTTCCCGCCAGGGTTCGTGAGACCTGACAGAGAGTAG